The Mytilus galloprovincialis chromosome 2, xbMytGall1.hap1.1, whole genome shotgun sequence genome has a window encoding:
- the LOC143063501 gene encoding chromobox protein homolog 1-like isoform X4: MRIIPNSPGTNRLNTSATTTNPKIQADRMMTDGVMNRPKMASKEKDTAEDMEDGEEEEEEYTVEKVQDSRMKNGKKEYLLKWKGYPDSENTWEPMENLDCPDLIEEFEEKKKKKDLEKKRKSTNGPDEGAAKKKKKVADAKSTVRKEEDNKPRGFDRGLQPERIIGATDSSGELMFLMKWKDSDEADLVPARQANVKCPQIVIAFYEERLTWHTHNDNEDEDNKDDSKS, translated from the exons ATGCGCATAATCCCAAATTCACCGG GAACGAATCGCCTCAACACCAGTGCAACTACTACAAACCCTAAAATTCAGGCAGACAGGATGATGACTGATGGTGTAATGAATAG GCCCAAAATGGCATCAAAAGAAAAAGATACAGCTGAAGATATGGAGGATGGTGAAGAAGAGGAGGAAGAATATACAGTGGAAAAAGTTCAGGATTCAaggatgaaaaatgggaaaaaagAATACTTACTCAAATGGAAGGGATATCCAGA TTCAGAAAATACATGGGAACCTATGGAAAACCTCGACTGTCCTGATCTCATAGAGGagtttgaagaaaagaaaaagaagaaagatttggaaaagaaaagaaaatcaacCAATGGACCAGATGAGGGAGcagcaaaaaagaaaaagaaagtggCTGATGCTAAATCAACCGTAAGGAAG gaaGAGGATAACAAACCACGAGGATTTGACAGAGGGCTACAACCAGAAAGAATTATAGGTGCAACAGACAGTTCTGGGGAACTCATGTTCTTAATGAAATG gaaagacAGTGATGAAGCAGATTTAGTGCCAGCACGACAAGCAAATGTTAAATGTCCACAGATTGTTATAGCATTTTATGAAGAGAGACTTACGTGGCATACACATAATGATAACGAAGATGAAGATAACAAAGACGACTCTAAATCATAA
- the LOC143063501 gene encoding chromobox protein homolog 1-like isoform X2, with the protein MRIIPNSPGKLDTNYFAHTIAGTNRLNTSATTTNPKIQADRMMTDGVMNRPKMASKEKDTAEDMEDGEEEEEEYTVEKVQDSRMKNGKKEYLLKWKGYPDSENTWEPMENLDCPDLIEEFEEKKKKKDLEKKRKSTNGPDEGAAKKKKKVADAKSTEEDNKPRGFDRGLQPERIIGATDSSGELMFLMKWKDSDEADLVPARQANVKCPQIVIAFYEERLTWHTHNDNEDEDNKDDSKS; encoded by the exons ATGCGCATAATCCCAAATTCACCGGGTAAACTTGATACAAATTATTTTGCGCATACAATTGCAG GAACGAATCGCCTCAACACCAGTGCAACTACTACAAACCCTAAAATTCAGGCAGACAGGATGATGACTGATGGTGTAATGAATAG GCCCAAAATGGCATCAAAAGAAAAAGATACAGCTGAAGATATGGAGGATGGTGAAGAAGAGGAGGAAGAATATACAGTGGAAAAAGTTCAGGATTCAaggatgaaaaatgggaaaaaagAATACTTACTCAAATGGAAGGGATATCCAGA TTCAGAAAATACATGGGAACCTATGGAAAACCTCGACTGTCCTGATCTCATAGAGGagtttgaagaaaagaaaaagaagaaagatttggaaaagaaaagaaaatcaacCAATGGACCAGATGAGGGAGcagcaaaaaagaaaaagaaagtggCTGATGCTAAATCAACC gaaGAGGATAACAAACCACGAGGATTTGACAGAGGGCTACAACCAGAAAGAATTATAGGTGCAACAGACAGTTCTGGGGAACTCATGTTCTTAATGAAATG gaaagacAGTGATGAAGCAGATTTAGTGCCAGCACGACAAGCAAATGTTAAATGTCCACAGATTGTTATAGCATTTTATGAAGAGAGACTTACGTGGCATACACATAATGATAACGAAGATGAAGATAACAAAGACGACTCTAAATCATAA
- the LOC143063501 gene encoding chromobox protein homolog 1-like isoform X1 has protein sequence MRIIPNSPGKLDTNYFAHTIAGTNRLNTSATTTNPKIQADRMMTDGVMNRPKMASKEKDTAEDMEDGEEEEEEYTVEKVQDSRMKNGKKEYLLKWKGYPDSENTWEPMENLDCPDLIEEFEEKKKKKDLEKKRKSTNGPDEGAAKKKKKVADAKSTVRKEEDNKPRGFDRGLQPERIIGATDSSGELMFLMKWKDSDEADLVPARQANVKCPQIVIAFYEERLTWHTHNDNEDEDNKDDSKS, from the exons ATGCGCATAATCCCAAATTCACCGGGTAAACTTGATACAAATTATTTTGCGCATACAATTGCAG GAACGAATCGCCTCAACACCAGTGCAACTACTACAAACCCTAAAATTCAGGCAGACAGGATGATGACTGATGGTGTAATGAATAG GCCCAAAATGGCATCAAAAGAAAAAGATACAGCTGAAGATATGGAGGATGGTGAAGAAGAGGAGGAAGAATATACAGTGGAAAAAGTTCAGGATTCAaggatgaaaaatgggaaaaaagAATACTTACTCAAATGGAAGGGATATCCAGA TTCAGAAAATACATGGGAACCTATGGAAAACCTCGACTGTCCTGATCTCATAGAGGagtttgaagaaaagaaaaagaagaaagatttggaaaagaaaagaaaatcaacCAATGGACCAGATGAGGGAGcagcaaaaaagaaaaagaaagtggCTGATGCTAAATCAACCGTAAGGAAG gaaGAGGATAACAAACCACGAGGATTTGACAGAGGGCTACAACCAGAAAGAATTATAGGTGCAACAGACAGTTCTGGGGAACTCATGTTCTTAATGAAATG gaaagacAGTGATGAAGCAGATTTAGTGCCAGCACGACAAGCAAATGTTAAATGTCCACAGATTGTTATAGCATTTTATGAAGAGAGACTTACGTGGCATACACATAATGATAACGAAGATGAAGATAACAAAGACGACTCTAAATCATAA
- the LOC143063501 gene encoding chromobox protein homolog 1-like isoform X7 has translation MASKEKDTAEDMEDGEEEEEEYTVEKVQDSRMKNGKKEYLLKWKGYPDSENTWEPMENLDCPDLIEEFEEKKKKKDLEKKRKSTNGPDEGAAKKKKKVADAKSTVRKEEDNKPRGFDRGLQPERIIGATDSSGELMFLMKWKDSDEADLVPARQANVKCPQIVIAFYEERLTWHTHNDNEDEDNKDDSKS, from the exons ATGGCATCAAAAGAAAAAGATACAGCTGAAGATATGGAGGATGGTGAAGAAGAGGAGGAAGAATATACAGTGGAAAAAGTTCAGGATTCAaggatgaaaaatgggaaaaaagAATACTTACTCAAATGGAAGGGATATCCAGA TTCAGAAAATACATGGGAACCTATGGAAAACCTCGACTGTCCTGATCTCATAGAGGagtttgaagaaaagaaaaagaagaaagatttggaaaagaaaagaaaatcaacCAATGGACCAGATGAGGGAGcagcaaaaaagaaaaagaaagtggCTGATGCTAAATCAACCGTAAGGAAG gaaGAGGATAACAAACCACGAGGATTTGACAGAGGGCTACAACCAGAAAGAATTATAGGTGCAACAGACAGTTCTGGGGAACTCATGTTCTTAATGAAATG gaaagacAGTGATGAAGCAGATTTAGTGCCAGCACGACAAGCAAATGTTAAATGTCCACAGATTGTTATAGCATTTTATGAAGAGAGACTTACGTGGCATACACATAATGATAACGAAGATGAAGATAACAAAGACGACTCTAAATCATAA
- the LOC143063501 gene encoding chromobox protein homolog 1-like isoform X3, with product MELDTIPPLAGTNRLNTSATTTNPKIQADRMMTDGVMNRPKMASKEKDTAEDMEDGEEEEEEYTVEKVQDSRMKNGKKEYLLKWKGYPDSENTWEPMENLDCPDLIEEFEEKKKKKDLEKKRKSTNGPDEGAAKKKKKVADAKSTVRKEEDNKPRGFDRGLQPERIIGATDSSGELMFLMKWKDSDEADLVPARQANVKCPQIVIAFYEERLTWHTHNDNEDEDNKDDSKS from the exons ATGGAACTTGACACTATACCCCCTCTTGCAGGAACGAATCGCCTCAACACCAGTGCAACTACTACAAACCCTAAAATTCAGGCAGACAGGATGATGACTGATGGTGTAATGAATAG GCCCAAAATGGCATCAAAAGAAAAAGATACAGCTGAAGATATGGAGGATGGTGAAGAAGAGGAGGAAGAATATACAGTGGAAAAAGTTCAGGATTCAaggatgaaaaatgggaaaaaagAATACTTACTCAAATGGAAGGGATATCCAGA TTCAGAAAATACATGGGAACCTATGGAAAACCTCGACTGTCCTGATCTCATAGAGGagtttgaagaaaagaaaaagaagaaagatttggaaaagaaaagaaaatcaacCAATGGACCAGATGAGGGAGcagcaaaaaagaaaaagaaagtggCTGATGCTAAATCAACCGTAAGGAAG gaaGAGGATAACAAACCACGAGGATTTGACAGAGGGCTACAACCAGAAAGAATTATAGGTGCAACAGACAGTTCTGGGGAACTCATGTTCTTAATGAAATG gaaagacAGTGATGAAGCAGATTTAGTGCCAGCACGACAAGCAAATGTTAAATGTCCACAGATTGTTATAGCATTTTATGAAGAGAGACTTACGTGGCATACACATAATGATAACGAAGATGAAGATAACAAAGACGACTCTAAATCATAA
- the LOC143063501 gene encoding chromobox protein homolog 1-like isoform X6 — protein sequence MMTDGVMNRPKMASKEKDTAEDMEDGEEEEEEYTVEKVQDSRMKNGKKEYLLKWKGYPDSENTWEPMENLDCPDLIEEFEEKKKKKDLEKKRKSTNGPDEGAAKKKKKVADAKSTVRKEEDNKPRGFDRGLQPERIIGATDSSGELMFLMKWKDSDEADLVPARQANVKCPQIVIAFYEERLTWHTHNDNEDEDNKDDSKS from the exons ATGATGACTGATGGTGTAATGAATAG GCCCAAAATGGCATCAAAAGAAAAAGATACAGCTGAAGATATGGAGGATGGTGAAGAAGAGGAGGAAGAATATACAGTGGAAAAAGTTCAGGATTCAaggatgaaaaatgggaaaaaagAATACTTACTCAAATGGAAGGGATATCCAGA TTCAGAAAATACATGGGAACCTATGGAAAACCTCGACTGTCCTGATCTCATAGAGGagtttgaagaaaagaaaaagaagaaagatttggaaaagaaaagaaaatcaacCAATGGACCAGATGAGGGAGcagcaaaaaagaaaaagaaagtggCTGATGCTAAATCAACCGTAAGGAAG gaaGAGGATAACAAACCACGAGGATTTGACAGAGGGCTACAACCAGAAAGAATTATAGGTGCAACAGACAGTTCTGGGGAACTCATGTTCTTAATGAAATG gaaagacAGTGATGAAGCAGATTTAGTGCCAGCACGACAAGCAAATGTTAAATGTCCACAGATTGTTATAGCATTTTATGAAGAGAGACTTACGTGGCATACACATAATGATAACGAAGATGAAGATAACAAAGACGACTCTAAATCATAA
- the LOC143063501 gene encoding chromobox protein homolog 1-like isoform X5, with product MSVGTNRLNTSATTTNPKIQADRMMTDGVMNRPKMASKEKDTAEDMEDGEEEEEEYTVEKVQDSRMKNGKKEYLLKWKGYPDSENTWEPMENLDCPDLIEEFEEKKKKKDLEKKRKSTNGPDEGAAKKKKKVADAKSTVRKEEDNKPRGFDRGLQPERIIGATDSSGELMFLMKWKDSDEADLVPARQANVKCPQIVIAFYEERLTWHTHNDNEDEDNKDDSKS from the exons ATGTCAGTTG GAACGAATCGCCTCAACACCAGTGCAACTACTACAAACCCTAAAATTCAGGCAGACAGGATGATGACTGATGGTGTAATGAATAG GCCCAAAATGGCATCAAAAGAAAAAGATACAGCTGAAGATATGGAGGATGGTGAAGAAGAGGAGGAAGAATATACAGTGGAAAAAGTTCAGGATTCAaggatgaaaaatgggaaaaaagAATACTTACTCAAATGGAAGGGATATCCAGA TTCAGAAAATACATGGGAACCTATGGAAAACCTCGACTGTCCTGATCTCATAGAGGagtttgaagaaaagaaaaagaagaaagatttggaaaagaaaagaaaatcaacCAATGGACCAGATGAGGGAGcagcaaaaaagaaaaagaaagtggCTGATGCTAAATCAACCGTAAGGAAG gaaGAGGATAACAAACCACGAGGATTTGACAGAGGGCTACAACCAGAAAGAATTATAGGTGCAACAGACAGTTCTGGGGAACTCATGTTCTTAATGAAATG gaaagacAGTGATGAAGCAGATTTAGTGCCAGCACGACAAGCAAATGTTAAATGTCCACAGATTGTTATAGCATTTTATGAAGAGAGACTTACGTGGCATACACATAATGATAACGAAGATGAAGATAACAAAGACGACTCTAAATCATAA
- the LOC143063504 gene encoding heterogeneous nuclear ribonucleoprotein 87F-like produces the protein MPGYGNFGGGGGGGGGGGRGGRNRPFNDPNDPESEQYRKLFVGGLSYETTDDGLKEHFEQWGEIEDHIVMKDPQTKRSRGFGFITYKKSHMLDDAQASRPHKIDSREVETKRAMPREDSGKPDVHEAAKKMFIGGMKDGTSEDDIREVFEEYGKIAKVEMVTDKATGKQKSFCFVEFEDYDPVDKCVLKKEFMLNGKKIEVKKAHKKEGEGGGGGRGGGRGGGRGGRGGGQGNYGGGMGQSFGGQGGGYGQQGGYGDFGGGYGGGYDDGSGGYGGGYNQGGGYNQGYGDSGYNSGYGGGQGDWNQQFGQGYGGNSGGGPMRGGQYGGSQRGGGGGGGTPYQSYGRGAGGGGYNR, from the exons ATGCCAGGCTATGGAAATTTTGGGGGTGGCGGCGGAGGAGGAGGTGGTGGAGGG agAGGAGGTAGAAATAGACCATTCAATGACCCAAATGATCCAGAATCAGAGCAGTACAGAAAATTATTTGTTGGCGGACTAAGTTACGAGACAACAGATGATGGACTTAAAGAACATTTTGAACAGTGGGGAGAGATAGAGGATCACATTGTAATGAAAGACCCCCAGACAAAGAGATCAAGAGGTTTTGGCTTCATCACATACAAAAAATCACACATGCTAGATGATGCTCAGGCTAGCAGACCCCACAAAATTGATAGTCGTGAGGTGGAAACAAAAAGAGCTATGCCAAGAGAG GATTCAGGCAAACCCGATGTACATGAGGCTGCTAAGAAGATGTTTATTGGTGGCATGAAAGATGGAACATCAGAAGATGACATACGTGAAGTTTTTGAAGAGTATGGAAAAATTGCCAAAGTTGAAATGGTGACCGATAAAGCAACAGGCAAACAGAAAAGTTTCTGCTTTGTAGAGTTTGAAGATTACGATCCAGTTGACAAGTGTGTCT TGAAGAAAGAATTTATGCTTAATGGCAAGAAGATAGAAGTAAAGAAAGCTCACAAAAAAGAGGGAGAAGGTGGTGGTGGTGGCCGAGGCGGTGGTAGAGGTGGAGGCCGGGGAGGAAGAGGCGGAG GACAAGGAAACTATGGTGGTGGCATGGGTCAAAGCTTTGGAGGTCAAGGTGGAGGCTATGGCCAGCAAG GTGGATACGGCGACTTCGGCGGTGGTTATGGTGGAGGATATGACGATGGCAGTGGTGGTTATGGAGGTGGCTACAACCAAGGTGGTGGATACAACCAAGGTTATGGTGACAGTGGATATAATAGTGGCTATGGAGGTGGACAAG GAGATTGGAACCAACAGTTTGGACAAGGTTATGGTGGTAATTCTGGAGGTGGACCCATGAGAGGAGGACAGTATGGTGGCTCTCAGAGAGGAGGGGGAGGTGGAGGAGGAACACCTTATCAGA GTTATGGAAGAGGGGCAGGAGGCGGAGGATACAATCGATAA